GAAGCTCTCGGACGGAACGCAAGCCAAACGGTCGATGATTCCCGTGGGAAATAGGGAGTCCCTAgatggtggggggggggggggggggacgaTAGATTTATGGGGGCGTACCCTAGTGTAACCGGCACAATTTCTAACAAATGTCTTCTCTTGCTCGTCCAATTACAGAAACAATTATCCACCATGACGCAAACGAGCCATCTGATAGCACTGCTCTGTCTCGTGTCGGCTGTGGCGGCCATCCCCGTACGTCAAAGTCAACTCCTGTCGGCGATGCAGAACATGCAGCGACAGTACGACGCACGAACGGGCAAGGAGGCGGCCGGCTATCTGCAGGAGCTGGAAGGTGAGGCCGCCGGCCCGGAAGCTGACAGTGGGAAAGCATCCCCGGATGTGGACCAGAGTTCGTCCGCTTCGGCCGGAAGTCCCGAGCCCCTGCCCACCGCGCTTCCGTTGCCGAATCTTCGCAAGAACAAGATGTTGGGTTACTTCGGACTGTACTCACCGGCGGCCCTAAGTGCGGCAGCGGCGGCGGCATACGCACAACCGTACGGTTACCCGCTGTATCACTCGATGCTGGACTACTACGATGACTATCTACCGGTGGACAACTATCCGAGCTTGAACATGCTGGCCAACATGCAAACCTACCCGCAGAATGTGTACGCCAACATGGCGAACGGGTTGGGATCGTACCAGACGATGAGTAACCTTTCGCCCAACCTGCAGCAACAGCTCAATAGTCtcgtacagcagcagcagcaacagcagcagcagcaacagcagcaacaacagtctGCTAATCCACAACTGGCCAGCTTGGCTGGTTTGGATGCGAATGCGGCCGCGCTAGGAAGTTTTCAGAGCCTTGCCGCTAGTTTTGCCGCCGGCAATGACAACTTCCAGGGTTTGGAAGATGAAGACATCCTGTCCCGCCACAGTCAAGCCGCCCGGCGTCGTCCAACCGTGAAGAACTCACCGATCTACTACATCCGGTTGCCTCCAACGCCGTACATGTTCGTGCCGGGTGTCGGTTACATCTCGCAGCCACCAACGATTCAACCGATGGCCTCTCCGGTTCCACAGTATCCGCAGCTTGCCCCACCACCGCCGGTAACTATGAGCCCGTTCTATCAGCTCCCGATcaacttcgtatcgaatggtAAACCATCCGGCATTTACCAGTGGAATGGTGCCCCGGCAGCACCGGCAGCTCCACCACAGCCAACGTTCGCCCTGCCCTATCCGCGCCCTCAGCGACCCGCCTTTGCACCGTCTCCATTCATCCAAGACTCGAAGATCACCCACCTGAAGGGTCCGTTCCTGTTCAATGGGCGACCGGAAGAGATTTTCCTGCTGCAGAACACCTTCAACCCGCTGTTCCAGAGTCCTCTGAACTCGTACTACTAGAGAACGGCGAATCCCTGCAGCACCCGCCCGAAACGACTCACGCCCACCGGCTTGTGGTGGACCGAACTTTAGCTCGGAATGTTTATAGAAACGCATTTGGCGACTAGGGCCAGCTACGCGGCATTATTGCAATATCACAACTATCAAGCAAACTATACACACAACCGAGACGCCCCGAGGATCGTGTGTGTCCCATTGCGATAGCTTACACACTAGCGCTCGTTTAGGTTTAGGCACGTAAGGGAGAAACTAGACGTAAGGACCCTAAGCATCACAACTAGCTTTCGGTGGAACTGCAGCGTCCGGTTCCTAACATGTTAGTTAGTGGATGGCTTGCTGTATAATGATTGACTTGGAGAAACGTTTCGTCGATAGTTTGCCTGGTTGCTTTCTTACCAGTGTGGCaacattgtgttttttttttttgggagaatTAAGATGAGACTTGACTGCAGTGCATTGCACTATTTCACGGCCAATTGGTTCGACGAGCGTGTTGCCAACTTTCCAAAGAAAGCCACCTTTTAAATTCACACctacacacaacacacggGCACGCGCACACTATCGATGAAATGTTTCTTCGACATGACGGTATTTACCTTATTTGGCAGAAAACACACATTAgggacaaacaaaaatactcgTACTCGTGATCGTCAAACGAAGACAGCAAAGCGAGACTAGTGATTTAGAAGTGAGGGTAACATAAATTCGATAGCAATTAAAGATACTAaactaaaattgaaaataaacaac
The Anopheles moucheti chromosome 2, idAnoMoucSN_F20_07, whole genome shotgun sequence genome window above contains:
- the LOC128298663 gene encoding probable global transcription activator SNF2L2; translation: MTQTSHLIALLCLVSAVAAIPVRQSQLLSAMQNMQRQYDARTGKEAAGYLQELEGEAAGPEADSGKASPDVDQSSSASAGSPEPLPTALPLPNLRKNKMLGYFGLYSPAALSAAAAAAYAQPYGYPLYHSMLDYYDDYLPVDNYPSLNMLANMQTYPQNVYANMANGLGSYQTMSNLSPNLQQQLNSLVQQQQQQQQQQQQQQQSANPQLASLAGLDANAAALGSFQSLAASFAAGNDNFQGLEDEDILSRHSQAARRRPTVKNSPIYYIRLPPTPYMFVPGVGYISQPPTIQPMASPVPQYPQLAPPPPVTMSPFYQLPINFVSNGKPSGIYQWNGAPAAPAAPPQPTFALPYPRPQRPAFAPSPFIQDSKITHLKGPFLFNGRPEEIFLLQNTFNPLFQSPLNSYY